In Phocoena phocoena chromosome 3, mPhoPho1.1, whole genome shotgun sequence, a single window of DNA contains:
- the ERAP1 gene encoding endoplasmic reticulum aminopeptidase 1, protein MIPLSVKRPLVTMSLLPSSLLMLLTVATPSWCQSSETTSPKASNRTPFPWNKMRLPEHIIPLHYDLMIHANLTTLTFGGTTEIEITASKPTSTIILHSHHLQISKAALRKGAGEKQSEEPLRVLEYPPQEQIALLAPEPLVVGLLYTIVIDYAGNLSESFYGFYKSTYRTKEGEVRILASTQFEPTAARMAFPCFDEPAFKASFSIKIRREPRHLAISNMPLVKSVTVAEGLVEDHFDVTVKMSTYLVAFIVSDFKSVSKMTKSGIKVSVYAVPDKINQAGYALDAAVTLLEFYEDYFSIPYPLSKQDLAAIPDFQSGAMENWGLTTYRESSLLFDAEKSSASSKLGITMTVSHELAHQWFGNLVTMEWWNDLWLNEGFAKFMEFVSVSVTHPELKVEDYFFDKCFNAMEVDALNSSHPVSTPVENPAQIREIFDEVSYEKGACVLNMLRDYLGADAFKSGIVKYLQKYSYKNTKNEDLWNSMASICPTDGTQQMDGFCSRGEHSTSSSHWRQEGLDVKTMMNTWTLQKGFPLITITVRGRNVHMKQEHYVKGPDDAPETGYLWHVPLTFITSNSDSVQRFLLKTRTDVLILPEEVEWIKFNVGMNGYYIVHYEDDGWDSLTGLLKGTHTAISSSDRASLINNAFQLVSIGKLSIEKALDLTLYLKRETEIMPVFQGLNELIPMYKLMEKRDMNEVETQFKAFLIGLLRDLIDKQTWTDEGSISERMLRSQLLLLACVRKYQPCVQKAEGYFRQWQEANGNLRLPSDVTLAVFAVGAQNPEGWDFLYSKYQSSLSSTEKHQIEFALCITHNKEKLQWLLDQSFKGDTIKTQEFPDILRTIGRNPVGYPLAWQFLRENWNKLVQKFELGSSSIAHMVTGTTNQFSTRARLEEVKEFFSSLKENGSQLRCVQQTIETIEENIRWMDKNFDKIRVWLQSEKLELL, encoded by the exons ATGATACCTCTGTCCGTCAAACGGCCCCTTGTGACCATGTCCCTTCTGCCTTCATCACTGTTGATGCTCTTAACTGTGGCAACTCCATCCTGGTGTCAGAGCAGTGAAACAACATCTCCAAAGGCTAGTAACAGGACACCATTTCCTTGGAATAAAATGCGACTTCCTGAGCACATCATCCCACTTCATTACGATCTCATGATTCATGCCAACCTCACCACTCTGACTTTCGGGGGAACCACGGAAATAGAAATCACAGCCAGCAAGCCCACCAGTACCATCATCCTGCATAGTCACCACCTGCAAATATCTAAGGCCGCCCTGAGGAAGGGAGCTGGTGAGAAGCAGTCTGAAGAGCCGCTGAGAGTCCTGGAATACCCGCCTCAGGAGCAAATCGCACTCCTGGCTCCTGAGCCCCTGGTGGTCGGGCTCCTGTACACCATTGTCATTGACTATGCTGGCAATCTTTCTGAGAGTTTCTATGGATTTTATAAAAGCACCTACAGAACCAAGGAAGGGGAAGTGAG GATACTTGCATCAACACAGTTTGAACCGACCGCGGCCAGAATGGCCTTTCCCTGCTTTGATGAACCTGCTTTCAAAGCGAGTTTTTCAATCAAGATCAGAAGGGAACCTAGACACCTCGCCATCTCCAACATGCCACTG gTTAAATCTGTGACTGTTGCTGAAGGACTCGTAGAAGACCATTTTGATGTGACCGTGAAGATGAGCACCTACCTGGTGGCCTTCATTGTTTCAGATTTTAAGTCTGTCAGCAAGATGACCAAAAGTGGCATCAAG GTTTCCGTGTATGCTGTTCCAGACAAGATAAATCAGGCAGGTTATGCACTGGATGCCGCTGTGACTCTTCTAGAATTTTATGAGGATTATTTCAGCATTCCATATCCCTTATCCAAACAAG ATCTTGCTGCTATTCCTGACTTTCAGTCTGGTGCTATGGAAAACTGGGGACTGACAACATACAGGGAATCTTCTCTACTGTTTGATGCTGAAAAATCTTCTGCATCAAGTAAGCTTGGCATCACGATGACTGTGTCCCATGAACTCGCCCACCAG TGGTTTGGGAACCTCGTCACTATGGAATGGTGGAATGATCTTTGGCTAAATGAGGGATTTGCCAAGTTTATGGAGTTCGTGTCTGTCAGTGTGACTCATCCAGAACTGAAAGTT gaagattatttctttgataagTGTTTTAATGCTATGGAGGTAGATGCCTTAAACTCCTCACACCCTGTGTCCACACCTGTGGAGAATCCTGCTCAGATTCGGGAGATATTTGATGAAGTTTCTTATGAAAAG GGAGCTTGTGTTCTGAACATGCTGAGGGATTATCTTGGTGCCGATGCATTTAAAAGTGGTATTGTAAAGTATCTGCAGAAGTATAgctataaaaacacaaaaaatgaggACCTTTGGAATAGTATGGCAAGT atttGCCCTACAGATGGCACACAACAAATGGATGGATTTTGTTCTAGAGGTGAACATTCAACTTCATCTTCA CACTGGCGACAGGAAGGCCTTGATGTGAAAACCATGATGAACACCTGGACGCTTCAGAAGGGCTTTCCCCTGATAACCATCACCGTGAGAGGGAGGAATGTACACATGAAGCAAGAGCACTATGTGAAAGGCCCGGACGACGCCCCAGAAACTGG GTACCTGTGGCATGTCCCATTGACATTCATTACCAGCAACTCAGACTCAGTCCAGCGATTTTTGCTGAAGACAAGAACAG ATGTGCTCATCCTCCCAGAAGAGGTAGAATGGATCAAGTTTAATGTTGGAATGAATGGCTATTACATAGTGCATTATGAGGATGATGGATGGGATTCTCTGACTGGCCTTTTAAAAGGAACACACACGGCCATCAGCAGTAGTGATCGGGCCAGTCTCATTAACAATGCTTTTCAGCTTGTCAG CATTGGAAAGCTATCCATTGAAAAAGCCTTGGATTTAACCTTGTACTTGAAACGTGAAACTGAAATCATGCCAGTGTTCCAAGGTTTGAATGAACTGATACCTATGTATAAGTTAATGGAGAAAAGAGATATGAATGAAGTGGAAACTCAGTTCAAG GCCTTTCTCATCGGGCTGCTGAGGGACCTGATTGATAAGCAGACTTGGACGGATGAGGGCTCCATCTCAGAGCGAATGCTGCGGAGTCAGCTGCTTCTCCTGGCCTGTGTGCGCAAGTACCAGCCCTGTGTGCAGAAGGCAGAAGGCTATTTCAGACAGTGGCAGGAAGCCAATGGGAATTTGAG GCTGCCCAGCGATGTGACCTTGGCAGTGTTTGCCGTAGGGGCCCAGAACCCAGAAGGATGGGATTTTCTTTATAGTAAATATCAATCGTCATTGTCCAGTACTGAGAAACACCAAATTGAATTTGCTCTCTGTATTACCCACAATAAAGAAAAGCTTCAGTG GCTACTAGATCAAAGTTTTAAGGGAGATACAATAAAAACTCAAGAGTTTCCAGATATTCTTAGAACTATCGGCAGAAACCCAGTGGGATATCCACTGGCCTGGCAGTTTCTGAGGGAAAACTGGAATAAACTTGTACAAAA GTTTGAACTTGGCTCAAGTTCCATAGCCCACATGGTAACGGGAACAACAAATCAGTTCTCGACAAGAGCACGGCTTGaagag